In Akkermansia muciniphila, one DNA window encodes the following:
- a CDS encoding RsmB/NOP family class I SAM-dependent RNA methyltransferase, giving the protein MSSSQILKLACKLELTAEQERDFLDAMQAGDRSRSALVITPKAPKSYRPPLPAENTPQEWGHPSILALPPGEAETKPGSLPDYERGYYYPLDLSSVWETAPLAHLPFRPERCLDMCAAPGGKSILAQTRVSPQEHVSNEVHPKRLGILRHNLLRCGFTNLYTQRLRPDQWAELAPGCFDLILADAPCSGQSLLAKGIPNPGCFNSSVTGGNAKRQRGILLAALQCLAPGGFLLYTTCTYAPEENERNVLYLLKRHPDLHTVTVPELEHFRSSLTQEACYRLMPFHGAGAGGFTCLLRKDGDHSRPLSLPDELKAWPIHAMNC; this is encoded by the coding sequence GTGTCTTCCTCCCAAATACTCAAACTCGCCTGCAAACTGGAATTGACGGCGGAACAGGAACGGGATTTTCTGGACGCCATGCAGGCCGGGGACCGTTCCAGAAGTGCGCTGGTCATCACTCCGAAGGCTCCGAAAAGCTACCGGCCGCCCCTGCCGGCAGAAAACACGCCGCAGGAATGGGGGCATCCCTCTATCCTGGCGCTCCCTCCGGGAGAGGCGGAAACCAAACCCGGCTCCCTGCCGGACTACGAACGCGGCTATTACTATCCCCTGGATCTCTCATCCGTCTGGGAAACAGCCCCTCTGGCGCATCTTCCGTTTCGTCCGGAACGCTGCCTGGACATGTGCGCAGCTCCGGGAGGAAAAAGCATTCTGGCGCAGACGCGGGTATCTCCGCAGGAGCATGTTTCCAATGAGGTGCATCCGAAGCGCCTGGGCATCCTGCGCCATAACCTGCTTCGCTGCGGCTTCACCAATTTGTACACCCAGCGCCTGCGCCCGGACCAGTGGGCGGAACTGGCCCCCGGCTGTTTCGATCTTATCCTGGCGGATGCCCCGTGCAGCGGACAGTCCCTGCTGGCTAAAGGAATTCCCAATCCCGGCTGTTTCAATTCCTCCGTCACCGGAGGCAACGCCAAGCGGCAGCGGGGCATTTTACTGGCCGCCCTCCAGTGCCTGGCTCCCGGCGGTTTCCTGCTGTACACCACATGCACCTACGCTCCGGAGGAAAATGAACGCAATGTCCTGTACCTCCTAAAGCGCCATCCGGACCTTCACACCGTAACCGTACCGGAGCTGGAGCATTTCCGTTCCTCCCTGACGCAGGAAGCCTGCTACCGGCTCATGCCCTTCCACGGAGCAGGAGCGGGAGGGTTCACCTGCCTGTTGCGCAAGGATGGAGACCATTCGCGCCCTCTTTCCCTGCCGGATGAATTGAAGGCATGGCCCATTCACGCCATGAATTGCTGA
- a CDS encoding metallophosphoesterase family protein — protein MKIGIFSDLHDRTDHLEPAMHRMRLLGCGHFIFLGDCTTPESFRRLIELTEDFPLDAVPGNNDYDVEIMRRMAAGSPAARLHPEHALITRYGMKFSLSHYPKYALREARNGGADVALYGHTHQAVSEKYGSCLLANPGELQGRTGHIGFGVLDTETRTINLHTLDFHEP, from the coding sequence ATGAAGATAGGCATTTTTTCCGACTTGCACGACCGCACAGACCATCTGGAACCAGCCATGCACCGGATGCGCCTGCTGGGCTGCGGGCATTTCATCTTCCTGGGCGACTGCACCACCCCGGAGAGTTTCCGGCGCCTGATTGAACTGACGGAGGATTTTCCTCTGGACGCCGTTCCGGGCAACAATGACTATGATGTGGAAATCATGCGGCGGATGGCCGCCGGTTCCCCGGCGGCGCGCCTGCATCCGGAACATGCCCTTATCACCCGGTACGGCATGAAATTTTCCCTTTCCCATTACCCCAAATACGCCCTGCGGGAAGCGCGCAACGGAGGCGCCGACGTCGCCCTGTACGGCCACACCCACCAGGCCGTGAGCGAAAAATACGGCAGCTGCCTGCTGGCCAATCCCGGAGAACTCCAGGGCAGAACCGGGCACATCGGCTTCGGCGTTCTGGATACGGAAACCCGCACCATCAACCTGCATACCCTGGATTTTCACGAGCCATGA
- a CDS encoding NUDIX domain-containing protein, translating to MNTLDVCCALIELPTARGPLLLGAKKKTGQSNGLLYEFPGGKVEPGENARNAVIREIREELGCAVVPVRRLTPVRHQEPKRVIRLIPFCAVWNIAPCPAPWNMKTWGSSPAVRWKNCPGRLRTALC from the coding sequence ATGAACACGCTGGACGTCTGCTGCGCCCTGATTGAACTGCCCACCGCCCGGGGCCCCCTCCTTCTGGGCGCTAAAAAGAAAACGGGGCAGTCCAACGGGCTTCTTTACGAATTCCCGGGCGGGAAAGTGGAACCCGGAGAAAACGCCCGGAATGCCGTCATACGGGAAATACGGGAAGAACTGGGATGCGCCGTTGTCCCCGTCCGCAGGCTCACCCCTGTACGGCACCAGGAGCCTAAACGCGTTATCCGCCTCATCCCTTTTTGTGCCGTCTGGAACATTGCTCCCTGCCCCGCCCCCTGGAACATGAAAACCTGGGGTTCTTCTCCCGCAGTACGCTGGAAGAACTGCCCTGGGCGCCTGCGGACCGCCTTGTGTTAA
- a CDS encoding efflux RND transporter periplasmic adaptor subunit, with amino-acid sequence MKGFIKLIIVIAVLGGLWVAWEQWKGNEAIQVDYQTEPLEKGDLMITIEATGVTEPDELVDVGAQVSGIIMEFGKDLNGKVVDYSSPVKAGQILAEIDKLPVQLDVQRAEASKAQAIAGIARAKADIQQAKAKHQQARLDRERAEKLGPGDALSKSSYDQYIADEETARANVAVAEASLQEAEASLKQAEAALKKEMRNLEYTTIKSPVDGVVVKRLVNIGQTVVSSMSASSLFYIATDLSKLKIWAAVNEADIGSIRKGQEVLFTVDAFAGRKFKGTVDKIRLDATMTSNVVTYIVDIDVPNPDKLLIPYLTANVQFVVEDIRNAFLVSNAALRFRPETELVSAEQKAAFDRMQPELAAPVRDGQKKKAVVWELRDNLLYPHLVTKGESNGMLTAIAGETLREGMKIVSTAQILNRSESSEDGSSASAGGENPFAPKMPPRRKPSTGNTKTPAPTGNGGPPPPP; translated from the coding sequence GTGAAGGGATTCATCAAACTCATCATTGTCATTGCCGTTCTCGGAGGCCTCTGGGTTGCCTGGGAACAGTGGAAAGGAAATGAAGCCATCCAGGTGGACTATCAGACAGAGCCCCTTGAAAAGGGAGACCTGATGATCACCATTGAAGCGACCGGCGTCACGGAGCCTGATGAACTGGTAGACGTGGGCGCCCAGGTCAGCGGAATCATCATGGAGTTCGGCAAGGACCTGAACGGCAAGGTGGTGGATTATTCCAGCCCTGTAAAGGCCGGTCAAATACTCGCGGAAATCGACAAACTTCCCGTGCAGCTGGACGTTCAGAGGGCGGAAGCCTCCAAAGCGCAGGCCATTGCCGGCATCGCCCGCGCCAAGGCGGACATTCAGCAGGCCAAAGCCAAGCACCAGCAGGCCAGACTGGACCGGGAACGCGCGGAAAAACTGGGGCCGGGGGATGCCCTGTCCAAATCCAGCTACGACCAGTATATTGCGGATGAAGAAACCGCCCGCGCCAACGTAGCCGTGGCGGAAGCCTCCCTGCAGGAAGCGGAAGCCTCCCTGAAACAGGCGGAAGCCGCGCTGAAAAAGGAAATGCGCAACCTGGAATACACCACCATCAAGTCCCCCGTGGATGGCGTCGTGGTCAAACGCCTGGTCAACATAGGCCAAACGGTGGTTTCCAGCATGAGCGCCTCCAGCCTGTTTTACATCGCTACAGACCTTTCCAAGCTGAAAATCTGGGCTGCCGTGAACGAGGCGGACATCGGCAGCATTCGCAAGGGGCAGGAGGTACTGTTCACCGTAGACGCTTTCGCCGGCCGCAAATTCAAGGGAACGGTGGACAAGATACGGCTGGACGCAACCATGACGTCCAATGTAGTCACTTACATCGTGGACATTGATGTTCCCAATCCGGACAAGCTTCTTATCCCTTATCTGACGGCAAATGTCCAATTCGTGGTGGAAGACATACGAAACGCCTTCCTCGTTTCCAATGCGGCCCTCCGCTTCCGCCCGGAAACAGAACTGGTCAGCGCTGAACAAAAAGCGGCTTTTGACCGGATGCAGCCGGAACTGGCCGCTCCCGTCCGGGACGGTCAGAAGAAAAAAGCCGTGGTTTGGGAATTGCGGGACAATCTTCTTTATCCCCACCTGGTCACCAAAGGGGAAAGCAACGGCATGCTGACGGCCATTGCGGGAGAAACGCTCCGGGAAGGAATGAAAATCGTTTCCACAGCGCAGATATTGAACCGCTCCGAAAGTTCGGAAGACGGCTCTTCCGCCTCCGCCGGCGGGGAAAACCCGTTCGCGCCCAAGATGCCCCCGCGCCGCAAGCCGAGCACAGGCAACACGAAGACGCCCGCCCCGACTGGCAACGGCGGCCCTCCCCCGCCTCCCTAA
- a CDS encoding ABC transporter ATP-binding protein gives MIRLRDITKVYHLGEIDLQVLKGITLDINEGEFVSLTGASGSGKSTLMNILGCLDRPTSGHYYIAGEDVAKFNAAERATLRNKRIGFVFQNFNLLSRTTALENVMMPAVYAHPALSMKAMRERSVELLNLVGLSDRMDHTPAQLSGGQQQRVAIARSLINNPSILLADEPTGNLDSTTSKEVLHMFKDLNRQQGITVILVTHDPKIAAFTDRAVNMADGLICEGISDMLSKDDV, from the coding sequence GTGATCCGCTTACGTGACATAACCAAGGTATACCACCTGGGAGAAATAGACCTTCAAGTGCTCAAGGGCATCACTCTGGATATCAATGAAGGGGAATTCGTCTCCCTCACGGGGGCTTCCGGTTCAGGAAAATCCACCCTGATGAATATCCTGGGCTGTCTGGACCGCCCGACCTCAGGCCATTACTATATTGCCGGGGAAGACGTCGCCAAATTCAACGCCGCAGAGCGCGCTACCCTCCGGAACAAGCGCATCGGATTCGTCTTCCAGAACTTTAACCTGCTCTCCCGTACCACGGCCCTGGAAAACGTGATGATGCCTGCCGTATATGCCCACCCTGCCCTCAGCATGAAAGCCATGCGCGAACGTTCCGTGGAATTGCTGAATTTGGTAGGGCTTTCCGACCGCATGGACCACACCCCGGCCCAGCTTTCCGGCGGGCAGCAGCAGCGCGTAGCCATTGCCCGTTCCCTCATCAACAACCCCAGCATCCTGCTGGCGGACGAACCAACGGGAAACCTGGACTCCACTACCTCCAAGGAAGTGCTGCACATGTTTAAGGACCTGAACCGCCAACAGGGAATCACAGTCATCCTGGTGACGCACGACCCCAAAATAGCCGCCTTCACGGACAGGGCCGTCAACATGGCGGACGGTCTTATCTGCGAAGGGATTTCCGATATGCTTAGCAAGGACGACGTATGA
- a CDS encoding ABC transporter permease, whose product MKFLPLLKTCIRALVRNPMRAALTILGIIIGIAAVIAMVEIGQGSTLQIKNTIASMGADTLNIRPGAISKSGVNTGAGGRASLTNADCEAIAKDCPMVLRATPVVRASGQVIYGNKNWSPETVEGGSVEYLKIKSWYDMARGQPFSEEDVEQARRVCVIGQTVAKELFGEEDPLGKDIRIKNVMFKVIGILQKKGANMMGRDQDDSIILPWTSIRYRLQGLGGGSATASSGKSATTFNRADKYTANSVDYYTETTDQPYTDAPHPRRFNNIDFIMAQISDPERSSEAIDQITEVIRAKHNLKDGQLDDFRVWDMAEMSRAMSSTTEVMTNLLMIVAMISLVVGGVGIMNIMLVSVTERTKEIGLRMAVGARPQDIMRQFLLEAVLLCVVGGALGIMLGKAISIIVSRTMNWATASSPEAMALAVGVSVFIGLAFGWYPSWKASKMDPIDALRHE is encoded by the coding sequence ATGAAATTCCTTCCTCTCCTTAAAACCTGCATCAGGGCCCTGGTACGCAATCCCATGCGCGCGGCCCTCACCATCCTGGGCATCATCATTGGCATTGCCGCAGTAATCGCCATGGTGGAAATCGGCCAGGGCTCCACGCTTCAAATTAAAAATACCATTGCCTCCATGGGGGCGGACACGCTGAATATCCGCCCCGGAGCCATCTCCAAAAGCGGAGTCAATACCGGCGCGGGCGGACGGGCCTCCCTGACCAACGCGGACTGCGAAGCCATCGCGAAGGACTGCCCCATGGTTCTGCGGGCTACGCCCGTGGTGCGCGCCAGCGGCCAGGTCATTTACGGCAACAAGAACTGGAGCCCGGAAACTGTAGAGGGCGGTTCCGTGGAATATCTGAAAATCAAAAGCTGGTATGACATGGCGCGGGGCCAGCCCTTCTCCGAGGAAGATGTGGAACAGGCCAGGCGCGTATGCGTCATCGGCCAGACGGTGGCCAAGGAACTCTTCGGGGAGGAAGACCCGCTGGGCAAGGATATCCGCATCAAAAATGTCATGTTCAAAGTCATCGGCATCCTTCAGAAAAAAGGGGCCAATATGATGGGACGCGACCAGGACGACTCCATCATCCTCCCGTGGACAAGCATCCGTTACCGCCTCCAGGGTCTGGGCGGCGGTTCCGCCACCGCTTCCTCCGGCAAAAGCGCCACCACCTTCAACCGGGCGGATAAATACACCGCCAATTCCGTGGATTATTACACGGAAACTACGGACCAGCCCTACACGGACGCTCCCCATCCGCGGCGCTTCAACAACATTGACTTCATCATGGCGCAAATTTCAGACCCGGAACGGTCCTCCGAGGCGATTGACCAGATTACGGAAGTGATCCGCGCCAAGCACAACCTCAAGGACGGCCAGCTGGACGATTTCCGGGTATGGGACATGGCGGAAATGTCCCGCGCCATGAGCAGCACCACGGAAGTAATGACCAATCTGCTGATGATCGTGGCCATGATCTCTCTGGTCGTCGGCGGCGTCGGCATCATGAATATCATGCTCGTTTCCGTCACGGAACGGACCAAGGAAATTGGCCTGCGCATGGCGGTGGGCGCCCGTCCGCAGGATATCATGCGCCAGTTCCTGCTGGAAGCGGTTCTGCTCTGCGTGGTAGGCGGCGCGCTGGGCATCATGCTCGGCAAGGCTATCTCCATCATCGTCAGCCGCACCATGAACTGGGCCACCGCCTCCTCCCCGGAAGCCATGGCTCTGGCTGTAGGCGTCTCCGTGTTCATCGGCCTGGCCTTCGGATGGTACCCCTCCTGGAAGGCGTCCAAGATGGACCCCATTGACGCCCTGAGACACGAATAA
- a CDS encoding efflux transporter outer membrane subunit, protein MSSTFKHLPLLAACFLGSCMVGPDFRTPSNDLPATWEANRPPHSSDKDLRSWWNIFGDPQLNRLVSASLNNNPDMTVALLRIREAREKLRVSQASLLPAADASAGWSLSPDRGFRSSSSQNFSLGASTSWELDLFGGNRRSIEASRATLMSTEASAGAVRTALLADVATAYFDWITACEQLRIAREQLEIQRSTLTIAEKRYKTEFAPRLDVEQATSTVASTESRIPALEAQVASAKNQLAVLLGTYNSRVELTLPKASVFEKTPVVPVGLPSELLRRRPDVIAAEADLHAAVANVGVAVADLYPRFSLTGSLSSRGGDFGQLFRENNNAWSLGGNLLQPLFRGGALRATVRAQKAAAEQAAETYRKTLITAVSEVEDALIAYGSYTSQMQYLHKENNANREAFQLSRTLYINGETDFLNVITAQRSWLSSEESLVTMKQNIRKAVVQLARALGGGW, encoded by the coding sequence ATGTCATCCACGTTCAAGCACCTCCCCCTTCTGGCCGCCTGTTTCCTTGGCTCCTGCATGGTGGGCCCGGATTTCCGGACGCCGTCCAATGACCTCCCCGCCACGTGGGAAGCGAACAGGCCCCCCCACAGTTCGGATAAAGATTTGCGTTCCTGGTGGAATATCTTTGGAGACCCCCAGCTCAACCGCCTGGTCTCCGCTTCCCTCAACAACAATCCGGACATGACCGTGGCCCTGCTCCGCATCCGGGAAGCCAGGGAAAAGCTCCGCGTCTCCCAGGCCTCCCTGCTTCCCGCCGCAGACGCCAGCGCCGGATGGAGCCTGTCTCCGGACAGAGGTTTCCGCAGCTCCTCTTCCCAGAATTTCTCCCTGGGAGCATCCACCTCCTGGGAGCTGGACCTCTTTGGCGGCAACCGGCGTTCCATTGAAGCCTCCCGCGCCACCCTCATGTCCACGGAAGCTTCCGCCGGGGCCGTGCGCACGGCCCTGCTGGCGGACGTCGCCACAGCCTACTTTGACTGGATTACCGCCTGTGAACAGCTCCGCATCGCCCGGGAACAACTGGAAATCCAACGCAGCACCCTCACCATTGCGGAAAAACGCTACAAAACGGAATTCGCTCCCCGCCTGGATGTGGAGCAGGCCACCTCTACCGTCGCCTCCACGGAAAGCCGCATCCCCGCGCTGGAAGCACAGGTGGCCTCTGCTAAAAACCAGCTCGCCGTGCTGCTGGGCACCTACAATTCCCGTGTGGAACTGACGCTGCCCAAGGCTTCCGTCTTTGAAAAAACGCCCGTCGTTCCAGTAGGCCTCCCCTCCGAACTCCTGCGGCGCAGGCCCGACGTTATCGCCGCTGAGGCGGACCTGCACGCGGCCGTGGCCAACGTGGGCGTAGCCGTAGCGGATCTGTACCCGCGCTTCAGCCTGACGGGTTCCCTTTCCAGCCGCGGCGGAGATTTCGGCCAGCTTTTCAGGGAAAACAACAACGCGTGGTCCCTGGGAGGGAATCTGCTCCAGCCCCTGTTCCGGGGAGGAGCCCTGAGAGCCACGGTACGCGCCCAGAAAGCCGCGGCGGAACAAGCTGCGGAAACTTACCGTAAAACGCTCATCACCGCCGTCTCCGAGGTTGAGGACGCCCTGATCGCCTATGGCAGCTATACTTCCCAGATGCAATACCTGCACAAGGAAAACAACGCCAACAGAGAAGCGTTCCAGCTCTCCCGCACCCTGTACATCAACGGCGAGACGGACTTCCTGAATGTGATCACCGCCCAGCGTTCCTGGCTCAGTTCGGAGGAATCCCTGGTCACCATGAAGCAGAACATCCGCAAGGCCGTCGTCCAGCTCGCGCGCGCCCTGGGCGGAGGGTGGTAA
- a CDS encoding serine hydrolase domain-containing protein → MNDYRQITEAFQENFRNYGELGASVSVWQEGREIVSLHSGFAAADETRPWTEHSLVPVYSATKGAASAALLLALHQQGASPQMSMGELWPEFPLPYASIAQMMSHQCGLAAFSRTANVFDHEDCARALEETVPAWQPPEHGYHPHTYGVMLDELMLRLTGERLWRYWEEYIRKPLNLDFYIKLPESEWNRVATLYPGKMDMSNMGTPFYLEYMNKGTPVHRAFNTLIGLNSVRQMNAPEAWSSGAPAFGGVASARGMAQFYQACLGLDELRVFPSAVRGWMRNVVIDGPDLTLKTPTAFSCGFMHDPADPATGRKLRHLFGSGGFGHAGAGGSHAFADPAYGLSFGYAMNRMDLNVLPGVKTRNLISAVMKEVAEKCS, encoded by the coding sequence ATGAATGATTACCGGCAGATAACCGAAGCTTTTCAGGAAAACTTTCGTAATTACGGAGAATTGGGCGCATCCGTTTCTGTCTGGCAGGAGGGAAGGGAGATTGTTTCCCTGCATTCCGGGTTTGCCGCAGCGGATGAAACGCGTCCGTGGACGGAACATTCGCTGGTGCCTGTTTACTCCGCCACCAAGGGAGCCGCATCCGCCGCCCTTCTGCTGGCCCTGCACCAGCAGGGAGCCTCGCCGCAGATGAGCATGGGGGAACTGTGGCCGGAATTCCCGCTTCCTTATGCATCCATTGCGCAGATGATGTCCCATCAATGCGGTTTGGCGGCCTTTTCCCGGACGGCAAACGTGTTTGACCATGAGGATTGCGCGCGCGCCCTGGAGGAAACCGTTCCGGCGTGGCAGCCGCCGGAGCACGGTTATCATCCGCATACTTACGGGGTGATGCTTGATGAACTCATGCTCCGGCTGACCGGGGAACGCCTGTGGCGTTACTGGGAGGAATACATCCGCAAACCGTTGAATCTGGACTTTTACATCAAGTTGCCGGAATCCGAATGGAACCGCGTGGCGACGCTGTATCCCGGCAAAATGGACATGTCCAACATGGGGACGCCGTTTTATCTGGAATACATGAACAAGGGCACGCCCGTGCACCGTGCGTTCAACACTCTGATAGGGTTGAACAGTGTGCGGCAGATGAACGCGCCGGAAGCGTGGTCGTCCGGAGCTCCGGCCTTCGGCGGCGTGGCTTCCGCCCGCGGCATGGCGCAGTTCTACCAGGCCTGCCTGGGGCTGGATGAACTCCGGGTATTCCCGTCCGCCGTGCGCGGCTGGATGCGGAACGTCGTCATTGACGGGCCGGACCTGACGCTGAAAACGCCCACCGCCTTTTCCTGCGGTTTCATGCACGATCCCGCAGATCCCGCCACGGGCCGCAAGCTGCGTCATCTGTTCGGTTCCGGCGGTTTCGGGCATGCCGGGGCGGGCGGGTCCCATGCCTTTGCGGATCCGGCTTACGGACTTTCCTTCGGCTACGCGATGAACCGCATGGACCTGAATGTGCTGCCCGGCGTGAAAACCCGGAACCTGATCAGCGCAGTCATGAAAGAAGTGGCTGAAAAGTGTTCTTAA
- the tsaA gene encoding tRNA (N6-threonylcarbamoyladenosine(37)-N6)-methyltransferase TrmO, producing MQPVARVSTCYPAKFGVPRQSGLVPGARARLVFEPPFRHPDAVRGLEGFSHLWLVWVFSENVNKGWSPTVRPPRLGGNVRMGVFATRAPFRPNPIGLSAVRLEKVELHPLDGPVLHLSGVDLVDGTPILDIKPYVPLADCIPGASEGFTAVPYERLDVEIPDSFGSSMSPEERVALEDTLSLDPRPQYQDDPERVYGLLFSGWEVKFRVEEKRLRVLSLERR from the coding sequence TTGCAGCCCGTCGCCCGCGTCAGCACGTGTTATCCGGCCAAATTTGGCGTGCCGCGCCAGAGCGGCCTGGTTCCGGGCGCGCGGGCGCGGCTGGTATTTGAGCCTCCGTTCCGTCATCCGGACGCCGTTCGCGGGCTGGAAGGGTTTTCCCATCTGTGGCTGGTCTGGGTGTTCAGTGAAAACGTGAATAAGGGGTGGAGTCCTACGGTCCGGCCGCCGCGGCTGGGGGGTAATGTGCGCATGGGGGTGTTTGCCACGCGTGCGCCGTTCCGCCCCAATCCCATCGGATTGTCTGCCGTCAGGCTGGAAAAAGTGGAACTGCATCCTCTGGACGGGCCGGTATTGCATCTTTCCGGCGTGGATTTGGTGGATGGCACCCCCATTCTGGACATCAAACCCTATGTTCCTCTGGCGGACTGCATCCCGGGGGCGTCGGAAGGGTTTACGGCCGTCCCCTATGAACGGCTGGACGTGGAAATCCCCGATTCTTTTGGCAGTTCCATGTCTCCGGAAGAGAGAGTTGCGCTGGAAGATACGCTGTCCTTGGATCCCCGCCCCCAGTATCAGGACGATCCGGAACGGGTTTACGGCCTTTTGTTCTCTGGCTGGGAGGTGAAGTTCAGGGTAGAGGAAAAGCGGCTGCGCGTATTGTCCCTGGAAAGAAGGTGA